ACCAAGGTCTAAGCTATACCGAGGTCGCTACTTTGCTCGAGATCTCTCCACAAGCGATCAAGTCACTGCTCGCACGCGCTCGGGCGAGACTAAGAGAGTTGCTTCCCGAGCATTTTGATGAGCTGAACTGATCTGCGGCCGTTCTCTCCGATTCTCGGACCGGATTGATTTGCCGAGGGCGAATTGCATCCTTCGTGCGGAGTCGGATGCCTTGCCAAAGATCAGCGGCGCGACATTCGTAGGTTGGACGTTCCGAAATCTGCCTCGCGAGCGCTCGGAAGGTTTTGCTGACTAAACGGAGTCAGGGAGCCTTTGGGGAAATGAAATGCTTTGATGTCAGGATGTGGGGTTCCTTCCAGCATGCCTACTTTCACAACGGTCCCGTCTGCTAACTCAAGGGTGTAATCCAAGTCTTTCATCATTCACCTAGTCGTTCGTTTATTGCTAAACCAAAGCACAGCTTTATCTGCGTCGAAGCACAGGGCTATCTGCTTTGCTTAGCTATCCCAAAGGCAATCCGTGCCATTGAAGAACGTGATTGTTACTAACAAGTTTGCATCCAGTTTTGGAATATTTGCAGCTTCTCTATCTTTTTTGATTCATCCAATGATTTGCCCCCCAGGTCCAGGGGAGCCCGTCTTGCAACTAGGGTCGGAACAGGACGAATTATTGGAACGATGTCTACTTTGAAGCTTGGCACATGAACACAAGTTCCTGTGGCAAATCTTGTGTAGGTCGATGCGATCTTGCACGTGCTGCGCTTCAGATCACAAACCTATTTGCATCTAGCATGCGATGGCTGCACTGTGACGCACGAAGATGCGGCGAGTTCCAAAGTTCTCGAGATTGGATGGAAGCGTTCATCGCGTATTGCGTTCGTCAGCCCCGTCATCTGAACATGCGAATCTGATTGGCCACGTATTGTCGCCCTTCACTCCGTGAAGGTAGCGTTGTTCCCCCGGGCATGAAGCAGTCCAAGACGGCTTTGTGAGAGATCAAAACGGAGATACCGACAGCATTACGGCATTGGAGCGAACTGCACAAAAGTTATCGCACTGTAGAGGGTGTCGTCGAGCGATCACTGGAAGAGGGAACTCGCCCGGTGTCGATGTCGGCGAGGACACGAGTGCTGCTTTAATTGATGCTCGATCGGGTCCGTCGATTGTTCAGTCACCAAGACCGTAGTCTTTGATCTTTTTGTGCAGCGTATTCCGGTTCATTCCAAGGCGGGTTGCTGCTTTTGTTTGGACACCGCTGCAGGACTCCAGCACCTGAGAGATCAATTCGCGTTCGACATTGTCGACGACGTTGCGATGGAGTTCTTGTGAGTCGTCACCGGCTTCGCGAATACCTGATTGCACAACCGATTTTGTCAACGCTTTAAAGTTGCGAGGTTGGCCTTCACCGGAGATGGGGTCGGTGTTAAGCGGTTGATTTTCAGTGACACACTTTGGCAGCAGATCGAGAACCAACTCATCGGTTTCCGCCATCACGACGGCGCGTTCGATATAGTTTTGGAGTTCACGAACATTACCAGGCCAGTGGTAGTTTCGTAGCGCGTCCATGGTTCCTGGCCCGATATGAACGACATAGCGATCGTTCAGCTCGTTGTAGTAATCCAGGAAATGCGAAACGAGTGATGGCACATCATCACGGCGCTTGCGCAGTGGTGGAATGTCGATTGGGACGACATTCAGACGCCAATACAAGTCTTCACGGAACCGGCCTGCGCGGACTTCGCCCATCAGGTCTCGGTTACTGGCGGCAATGATTCGGACATCGGTGCGAAGCGTGTTGGTGTCGCCGACCCGTTCGAATTCTTTCTCTTGCAAAACCCGCAGCAACTTGACTTGCAGTGTTAGCGAGGTGCTGTTGATTTCATCAAGAAAGATCGTTCCGCCCTGGGCCGCTTCGAAGCGACCGGTCCGGTTGGTTACTGCCCCTGTAAAGGCACCTCGAACGTGTCCAAAGAGTTCGCTTTCGAGCAAGCTTTCGCTCAGCGCACCACAGTTGACTCGCACAAACGGTCGCCCACTTCGGTGGCTGAGATTGTGCACCGCGCCGGCAATCAGTTCTTTACCGACTCCGGTTTCGCCAAGGATCAAGACCGACGCGTTGCTGACGGCGACCCGTCGCGTCACCCGGTAAACCTCTCGCATCGCTGCGCAATCACCGATGATTCCCGGTAGTGCGGTATCGTGTGGTGTTGTCGCTGAATTGCCAAGCATTTCGTTGGACGTCGATGCGATGGTGGTGGACTCGTCTAGCGGCAGCGCCCGGAAACCCGGTCCACCACAAAGACTATACGTTCATAGAAGGATCACCCGCTCCGCCATGACCCCGCGACGACGTCGCAAATGTCCACGAGCTAATCAGAGAAATTAGCGTTTTATTTCGATCACCGGTACCCGGCGTTTTTTAAGGACGATTCGAAACACTTTGCAGGGCGGTTTGGGCGATTTTTTGGAAGCGAGCTCGATCGCTGACCGAAAGTGGCTCCAGACGCTGTTTCTCTTGCACCTCGGTTAGAACGTCCGAAAATGCCGCCGTTCCACCCGGGATTGGCAGGACGTAGACCGACGGCGTTTGATCGCCACTCCATCGACTTGAGCGGGTTTCTAGCTTTGCGGACTCCACCGCGTCTGGATGAACCGATTGGTCACTGAAGAAAACAATCGGAATATTCCGACCTCGTGGCAACCGTCGGATTCGATCGACCAGCTCGACGGCGGCGGCATCAGCCAATTGAATCTTGCTGACGATCATTCGCAGGTCGCCGCCTTTGGCAACTTCGTGTTCTGCTTGCATCGCCGAGGTGACCAGTCGAACATCATGGCCGAGTTGTCCGAGAATCGCTTCCTGTTGGACCGCGACGTTTGGTCGAGTTTCGATTAATACTGCGGATGAGCGGTCGTTTAACGATGCCATTTCCGAAAACGTTTGGTTGACTTCGCTTGAGCCAGAAAAGTGCGCGTGCCCTTCGTTTTGGATCAATGTCGCGATCAGCTCAGCAGCTTCGTAGCGGATGCGAGGTGTCGTTCCTTCGATCGCGGCGTCGACAAGTGCAGAACGCTTTCCACCGTAGCTATTTAGGGTCTCAGGATCGGCGTCAACGGCTAGAAGTCGGATGAATCCCAAGGCGGCTGCCTCATCGCCACGCGACATGCTTTCACGCAGTCCCGTGGTTAAGCTGCTGGTACTGACAGCTTCGCCGTAACTTGAGGAAACCTGTTGCAGCTGTTCCGGGGTGCCCCAGTCTAAGTCAGCCATCACTCGATAAGTCAGATCGGTGGCTAAGGCTTCTCTCATGATTGCTGGTGGCAATTGGTCAAAACGCCGAATCTGTTGAGCGAGGTCAAATGCTTGGCGATAGCAACGATACAGTTCTGTACTGCGAGTCGCGGCGACCGAAGTCGCTTTGTCCGCGATTGACCAAATCAACACAGGGTTTTGATTGTTGACGCAGCGCTGAGCGTCTTCGCGAAGAATTGCCAATCGATCGGTCATGTATTGGATTGCGTCGGTCTTTGAGCTAACGCCAGTGAAACGCCGCGCGATCTGCCGCTCTGCCTCAGTCGAATTCGTACCGAACTGAGCACCGAGGGACGATAACAAGGCACGTTCTTGATCGGCGAGCGATAAGAACGCGATCAAAGCATTGCTTCGGACATTCGCCGTACCGTACAGAGCCAACTCGCCTACCGCATCGACGGCGTCCTGGCCAAATGTTCGAAGGACCTCGATGACTTTGTTGAAGTGAGATTGAGACAAGCCATGGCCGATTGCCTTTGTCATCTCTGAGATCGCCGCTTGACCACCCTGAAGCAAAACGCGATTGGCGGCGACGACCTTGTCGACCGAATCGGAGTTCAGGTCGGCGATCGCGGCTTGAAGCGTTTGAGCGGATTGATTGGTTTCCTTAAGAGCAGCTGACATTTTGGTCAAAGCGTCTCTTGCGGCATCGGTCATTTCTTCGCGAAGAGAAACTCGAAGCATCATCGTAGGACCAATCGTCCTCGCCGCATCAGCCAAGGCATCGGTTTCGTCCGACTTGCCAATTTCTTCCAGCCAGCGAACTGCTTCGTTCCATGCGCCGACCTGGATCAGGCGACCGACAGCCACGGCTTGTTCGTGCCCTCCCGTGGAGGCGTGCGAAGACAATTGCCGGACCAGTTCATCCGGACGAGTTGGCAGCTCTGTAGCGGTTTGAGCGAATGACAGAGGTGCCCACATCGTGGTGAGCAAGAATGCTGGGGCGAGACGTCGGAACCACATGGGCAGATAAATCAGGTGAAAAAGTGCGACGAGTGCGTTGGGATATCTTAATCGCAACGCAGAAAAGTTGTCGTCTGGTCTCGCAAGAAGGTCGCCAATTAGGGGCAGCGGACCACCTGCCTCGGGGTTTCTGGCTAGTGTTGGCTGGTCGTTAGACGCCAAGTGGGCAGAACCGACGGTCGAAGACCGATCAAGTATAGGGTCAGAATATGGCTGAGGTTCGAATCGTGAAAAGCAGTCCGCGGCATTGTCATCCGTGATGATTCTAAGAAGCCGAGCGGTCCATCGGATCAATCCTAGCCACCCCCGAACGAAGCTAGTGTTTCTGCTTCGAGGGACCGTCCTGGTTGACCTTTTCGAGATCTTCCGCGTATTTCCACTGGATTGTGTCCTTCACGATCCCGTGTTCTTCCGCTTCATGTTTGAGCTCACTGAGAATCGCTTGGCGTTTCTTTTGTCGTTTTTCCCAGTTCTCGACCACTTGTTGATGGTCTGGATATTCGACCGCTTCGCTCTCCGCCTTGCGACGCATGTTGTCTTTGAGCCGTTGGTCGAAAGTCTGTGAGAAGTCGACATATTGGTCCGAAGACATTCGAGCTTCGTACTCAAGTTTGACGTTCTTCGCTTCGACGGCTTCAGCGTTTCCGGTTCGCCTAAACGGTGCGGTGAAGGCGAACGCGAGCAACGTCACCGAAAACAGATAGGAAGCCGCGACCGCGATCAGTCCGGCTTTACTGCGAGGCAAAATTGATCGCCGTTCGTTTTGGATGCTCCGATCAGGAATATCACCGAAGTGCGACTTGCCTGAATCGGAACGCTTACGCGGTGAGTTCGTTGGTTGTGACATGAAAACAATTCCCCGTGCGATTCTTGACGACTATTCGGTCAAGATGGTTGGAAGGTTGTTCGCGATCTCTTCAAAAATCTGCACCAGGTCCGCTCCTGTTGCGGCATGATAGTGCTTACCACCTCCGATCGATGCAATTTCTCGCATCGTCTGCTGGTCGGCTCCATCGCCAAAGGTGACGGTATGGATTGTCAGAAGGTTATTGGCGACAAGTGACCTTGCGATCGGAGCTGCCCAAGGTGATTGGTTTTCAATCCCGTCAGTCATGACCACCATTGTCTTGGCAGCGAAGGGGCGGGCGCGACCGTCGACCAAAGCTTGAATGCCTTCTTGCATTCCTTTCCCAATCGCAGTCCATCCACCGGTGTTGAGTTGATTGACTCGGTTGCGAACGATTTGATGGTTCTTTTCAAGCAGAGTGTCAAGCGAAGCATTGGTTGAATAACTCGCGACGGAGACTTGCTCTTCTTGACTGGTTTTATCCAGTACGTCCAGAAACGCGTTCACCGCGACAACAAGGTCCTGCCAAGGCATCGTCGGAGCCGGTCCGTTGTCGAAGTAGTTTTCCCAGAGGTACTGTTGGTAAGTGACCGAATCGTACCCGGATGCGTAGTAATACTGATATCCACCGTTTCTGTAGGAACGAGTCAGTATGCCTTGTTGATATCCCCAGTAGATCGCTGAACTTGAGAATGGGTTCTCGCCCCTCCCCCAGTCGAAGTTGATTTCGGCCATCGAACCGGAACGATCAAGGATCAACGAGATGTCACGGTCAACCTGCATGGCGACCGAGTCGGATTGTGTTTCAAATCGATCCATGTCCAACAGACCGGGAATGATCAGCGGAACGTTTCCCGATAGTGATCCGCCAAGACGTTTTCCATGAATACGCACGGCACTTGCAACGGTCCCCGTTCGAACAGCGCCGGTTGGGATCTTCTGAAAGTTGTAGCGACTGTTGTAGCCACCTTGTTGAAGTGTGAGCCCAAATTCAATCTCACCGTCGTTGTCACCGGTGCGTAGGCGAAGTGGATCTCCGTTGACGGTGTTAAGTGCTGCTGTCGAAACAGCAGCATCGATGGCGGCATCAACCGTTTGGACTTCACTGAACGCACGACCTGCTGCACGAGCGGCAGCGTCAGTCGCGACGATCAGTTCCGTACGCGTCAGTTGCATGTGTGCGGCATTGATTGCGAATGCCGCTAGAATCGCCAGGATCGGCAGGAAGACCGCGGTCATTCCCATCACGGAACCGCGACGGCGAAGTCCGTTACGTCGATAAGACGATTGTTTGCGAGCGATAGATATATTCATGGTGCTAAAACTTGATCAAAAGAGAAGAGGTCAGCTTCCCCGTGGTTTCACGTCTATTGGTGATAGTAACCGTCGTATCGTTCGGTCTTCATCCGGGCGGTTGTTTCGATCACCGCGTTGGGTAAGAACAAAGGCGCGAACAGGGCGATTTCATTGAAGTCGACTTTGACGTTGACCTCGACAACAGGCGTGTCTTCATTGAGCTCGTTTACATCAACGCTGTAGCCGGTGGTGGTGATCATATCCATGACCTCTTCGGCAGCAGCGATTGCTTCGCCGGAGGTTGCACCGGGAACGATTGCTTGACGAGCGGCAAAGTATGCGGCGTCTTGGGCTAGGTTGCGGATCATGTTCATGCGTGCGAATTCCATGCACGTAAACACGATCACAAAGAACAGGTTGGCGATGATTGCGAACTCCACGATCGCGGCGCCCTTGCGGTCTTTGCGTCTGCGTCGTGATCGTCTTCGATTGGCTATTTGATTCGTCATGGGTGTCTCCATTGATTTGGCACTAGTTGCTGGCCAAATTCTGGTACTCTTTGCGAAGCGTCACCGAAGCGGAGATGTCCATTCCCCCATAGAACACTGATGGGATCAGTAGGTTGCCGTCGCATGGAACGGAAACGGTAAGCGTGACGTTATCCAGCGTATCCGCGGAGGTAAAATCGGGAGATCCGTAGGTGCAAGGATCGCCGGAATACTGGATGTTGCGTTCGTCCAAAAAGGCTTGAACCCGCGAAGTGACATCGCCATTGGTGCGGTCTCGCCCAACACCCATCCGCGCGCCTTCGTACGCTGCCAAGGTGATGGATTCTTTTAAGAACAGCATCGAACAGATATCGATGGTGCCGATCGTTAGTGCGATCAAGGCTGGAAGGCAGATTGCGAATTCGACCGTGGCGACCGCGCGCCGATCGGATCTTCTTCGACGTCCATGCCGCCCGACGCGAACTTGCGTTGCTGAGCCGACTTCGTTTCGGCAGTGGGCATTGCGGCTGGAAGCTTCGCCTCCAGCAGCATGGCGTTTGGAAAGAAACATGACGGTCATGCGGGTTAGTGACTCTTGAGGCGAGGATCTAGGTCTTCGAAAACCTAGCTCAGCTAGCGTCACTAGCACGCAAAAACCGTCATCAATGCAGGCAAAACTACGCCAACTCCGACTGAGTACGGCCACTCAGTCGGAGAAAATGATGCAAAAAAGAAACATCGGTTTCGCCGAAGCAACAGACATGGCTTTGAGCGCGCGTTAGCGCCACATCATTCTGTGGGTCTGGGCGAAGAAGCCATTTCAGACGAAACAATCAGTGCCGAATTCGATCAGCACTAGAGCCGATCGACCCGGTCAGTTTGTTCCAGCAGTTTGACTGCTTCACGAACCCGTTCTTCTGCGCTTTTGGGTGCAACGAGGGTCGCGTCTTTCGTGTGAACCACGATCAAGTCCTCAACGCCGATCGTCACGATTGTATGATCGGCATCGCCAAAGATGATCGAGCCGGTTGTGTCAATCGCGAGGTGGTCACCGACGGCAGTGTTACCCTGCTGGTCCGAAGGATGAAGTCGACCAAGTGATTGCCAGCTGCCGACGTCATCCCAAGAAAAGCCGGCTTCGATGACGACGACATTGTCATAGCTTTCCATGACGGCGTAATCGATCGAGGTTCCTTTGATCGCTTTGAATTCTCGATCCAAAACATCGTCATATTCTGGTGTGCCGATTGCCGCAGCGATCTTTTGAATGTGGGCGAACATTTCTGGTTGGTTCGCTTCGAGTGCGGCCAGGATCGTCTTCGCCTTCCAAAGAAAGATGCCGCTATTCCAGTAGAAGTCGCCCGACTGCAGGTACTCTGTGGCAGTCGCTTGATCCGGTTTTTCTCGGAACTTCGCGACGGCAAACGCGTTTGCGTCCGTTTGAGCTAACTTTTCACCGCGTTGGATGTAGCCGAAGGACTCCGCCGGATAAGTCGGTTTAATTCCGAACGTCACGATCCGAGTTGGATCTTCGTTGACGAGTTCTTCTGCGGCTTTCAGGTCTGCGCAGAATTGTTCGTCCGTCCCAATGACATGGTCCGAAGGCATCACTGCCATGATCCCTTCCGGATCGCGAGCGGCAATCAATGAGGCAGCCAAGCCGATACACGGTGCGGTGTCACGCTTTGCCGGTTCGCCAATCAAGTTAGCGACTGGCAATTCCGGCAGCTGCTCGGCGATCGGTTCCACCAAGATTTCGTTCGTCAAAATCAGTTGACGATCGGCAGGAACCAGCTCGCTTAATCGCTCACTGGTGGCCTGGATCATGGTGTTCGAGCCGGAAAGCGCGAGCAATTGTTTCGGTCGCAGCTTGCGACTAGCGGGCCAGAAGCGGGTTCCACTACCACCAGCCATGATGACGGCATACAACATTGATTGCGTTCAGTTTTGAGTCAGACGAGTTGTCAGCAAGATTGCAATAGACTTACGGGCGTTTGCCCCAGAAGTCCAGCACCCGTACTTTGTCTAGAACCGGTTTTAGTACACCGACGAAGGCTTGGTGGTCCGGGTGAGGCAGATAATTTTTGCGAGCGTTTTCGCTTTCGAACGACACCAAAAAGCAGTGAGTAAATCCGTTGTCATGGCGTTCGGGACTGTTGTTGATTCCCCATTCGAACGCATTGATTCCATCGATCTTGCTTGGCAATGCTGCGAAAGCCTCTTCGACCTTTTGGACGCCTTCTTTTGATGCGTCTTCTTTAAACGCAAAGAACACGGCGTGCAGCAACGGTTCGTCAACTTTGGGTTGTTTGGGATCGCCCCAATAGTCGATCACAAACACCTTCTCCATATGTGGACGCAAGACATTGCCAAACTCTTTGTGTGCCGGGTGTGGCAGGTATTTCGCACGACCGGCTTCATCTTTGAACGAGAGCAGGAAGCAGTGCGTGAAGCCTTCGTCGAGACCTTCGGGGCTGTTGTTGACGCCATATTGAAAATCAACGATCGAATCGATTTTATCCGGCAATGCCGCGAAGGTGTCGACGACCTTTTGAACGTCTTCCTTGCTAGATGAGTCTTTAAAGCTAAAGAAAACCGCGTGTCTTAATAAGCCAGTGGGCTTTTGTGATGGATGGTCTTCAGCACGTAGTGTGGTGGACATGACGGTCGACACGCAGACGGAAAGAATCAGTAATCGGATCATTGGACGACACTTGATGAAAGGAGGGAAGCGAGGCGGGGAATACGACTCGCTTCATGATAGTCGACTGACAAAGCTGCCGCGCAAGGTGGCCCTGGTCTTAGGCGGAATTCTATATCCGGAACACCCGAGCCCGCCGGGACACTGGCGCTCTAAATCGTGCCTGAGAGATCCGGCATTCACGCGGTTTATGACGTGGATTGGTTGCCAACTCGTTCTCGCTGTTTTTGAGCGAGTAGTTTGCGCTGGAAACGCCCCTGCACCACATCGACGACGATCAAGACGACCAAAACGAAGTAGAACGTTGACTTGGCCATCGGATGGACGTGGTATCCGAACAATTGGATCGACGCCAAGTGACCGCCTTCGCTGACCAGCATGACACCGACGATGAACAGGATGAAAAGGCCGAGCACTTCGTACATGCGATTTCGTTTCAAAAACTCCGCGACATGATCGGCTAACCAGATCATTAGCAGTCCGCTAATCACGATCGCCGTCGCCATGATCGCAAGGCTCTTCGTCAACGCCATCGCGCTTAGAATTGAATCAAATGAAAACACTAAATTCATCAGAACGATCAACGCGATCGCTTTCCCGAGGGTGGATTTCTTGGCACCGCCATCGGAGTCATGGTCGATTTCTTCGATCGCCAGAAGGTGATAGATCTCTTTGATGGCGGTCCACAGAATGAATGCCCCGCCACCGATCACGATCAAGCTATGCCCGGAAACGCTGAGCGACAACGCCCTGGAATCAAATCCGAAAAACGGTTCCTGAAGCAACGCAATAAGTTTGACGACCACGAATAGCAAAACGATCCGAAAGACGATCGCCAGACCGATGCCCCACTTTCGGACCTTTGATTGATCCTCCTCAGGGACTCGCTTGCTTTCGATTGAGATATAGAGCAGGTTGTCAAAGCCAAGAACTGCCTGCAGCAAAACCAGCATTCCCAGCGTCATGATTCCGCCGAGCGAAAATAGGCTGTCGGCTGCCATGTCCCCTGCCTTCGCCGCGGCCTCGTGAGTTGCCGCTTCGGCAAACAGCATTCCGAATCCGCTGAAGTCTATCGTCGCAAGTTGATCAATCATCGCAATCGCGGGGTTGAATACGTGGGTTGCAAGTTCACACCATCGGGACCGGATTATGGTGTGGGGCCCAGTGCTTGCTCAACCCGGTGGCAGCGTATTGTCACGGTTCCTGCCGTATTTCCAGTCCAACGACTGCTAGACCTGTGTTCCAACCAATTGGGCGGAAGGAATATTGGCGAGTTGAAAGCCGTTCTTCATGATCGCGTTCCCGTCCTTGATGACGCGGCCGACAAACTGAAAGCAGTTTGCTTCGCGTTCAATCAGTTCGACGACAATCGACAGTTTATCCCCAGGCCGCGCGAAACCTCGAAAGCGTGCATGGTTAATTCGAACCAACACACCCAACGCAAACTCATTCGCGTTCGGGTCGGACGTGTCGAAGTCTTCCATCGGGTTGTGTTCGGCGGCAATCAAAATTCCTGCTGACTGCGTGGTCATTTCCTGCATCATCGCCCCGGGCACAATCGGAGCCCCTGGGAAATGCCCCGGCATATAAAACGCTTCAGCCGCCACGATTGCGGATGTTTCAATTCGATCATGCGAAATCTTTTCGATCGAATCGACCATCCGGTACGGCGTTCGGTGATGAAGATACTGCTCGACGGTTTCGAAGCGGTGCTGATAGTACGCTGGGCTTTCGGGCATGTTTGGGTCCAAATAGAAAACCCGATCGGAACGCATCCGACCGGGCATGAATATTCAACTGTGGTTAGCAGATTCAGCTGGTTCGCCTGATACGATTATCTGGCGAAGGCAACTCTGCTTGCTATGCCGATGCCTGCTCTTCGCGGGCTTTCTTTTCAGCGACGCTGCGATAGTCAACAACATCCCAGACAAGGCCCATGGCACGGAACAGCTTGATCGCTTGCCAGGTGATGTCGAATTCCCACCACTTGTGACCGTGCTTTGCCATGCGTGGGTGTGCGTGGTGATTGTTGTGCCAGCCTTCCCCGTACGCGATGATTGCGACCAACCAGTTGTTGCGACTGTCGTCGGTCGTTTCGTAGTTGCGATAGCCCCACATGTGTGAAGCACTGTTGACCATCCAGGTTGCGTGCAGGACGCCGACCAATCGGACAAACACACCCCAGACAACCAACGAAACCGCCATTTCCATTCCGCTGAAGTAGTAACCAATGCCGAATAGGATGGCACCTGACGCGATGTGGATCGGCAAGAACATGTAGTCCATGATCCGCATGCCGCGAAGCTTGTACAAATCGGGCGCCCACTTTTGTAGGTAGGCTTTGCGGTTACCGTTGTGGGTGTGATAAGCCAACCAGAAAATGTGGCTCCACCAACCGCCATCGTGTGGCGAGTGAGGGTCACCCGGTTGATCACTGTTTTTGTGGTGGCTGCGGTGGTCGGCAACCCAGTCCAGTGGAGTACCTTCGCCAGCTAGGCAGCCGACGCTGGTAAGGACGTATTTGAACCAAGTCGGCGTCTTCATGCCGGAGTGCGTCAGCAGCCGGTGGTAGCAGAGGCAAATCCCGATGCTGCCGGTCAGCCAGTGCAGGCCAATTGCGACTGCGAGTCCTTCCCAGGTGAAAGTAAACGGAGCGACAAACAGCACTACCAAGTGTGCCATGCCCAACCAGCCGATTGCCCACCAAGAAATGTTGGCGGCTCGTTTGCGATCAGAAGCCGGAATTCCCGACAAATTGACAGCGGTGCCCTGATCTTTGGCTTCTAGGGCAACCGCGTCACCAGACACGGCGTCTTGCGCCAATTCCATATCGGGGTATTCGAGACGCTGCGGTTTACCCGTACTCTTCTTTTTGGGGGTTTCAATTACGTTCGCCATCGTGACGGAGTCCGTTGTGGGAGGTCTATGTCTGCCGGCTAGTGCTCGAACCGTGAATGCCAGCAATGGTCGCTTCTCCGAATGAAAAAGCCGAGCAACAATCGGAACGTTGGAAAGTCTACGGATTTGTTGTTCTGTGTCTGTCTCGTGATAGACCAATCCTTGTAACAACGATGTAAAAGATTCTTCAATATCCGTCCACAGAGGGTAATGGCAGTCAGAAGTGAGGGCTGTTCTGCGGCATATGCCCTCAATAGGCAGCTGTTTTTTGGCGGCAATCAGACATGTCGCCCGCACGCCATTGCTCCTGGATCGCTTCTCTGCCAAGCGAAAAACATTTCGATGCTGAATGGGCGCACATCCAGAGGGTCCTGTGTCGACGCGGCCCGCGTCGAGCCCGAAAACCCAAATGTCGAATGTTCGAAAAAGACAATCGACTCTCTGTCCGTGCTGCAAATAGGAATTAGCAGCTGAGTAAATAGCGACAGCTTTGCGACGGTCTTCACCCGGCAAAGTCTACCCAATGCGTCGAACTGGAACGGCATACCCGTTACAGGTCAACATTCGCTTGTTCACCCTCAGAGAAACCGGATCACTGTCCCCAATTTGGTCGATGTTCCGAATTACCGGTGAGAGTCAGTTGTTCTGCTGACTCGACGCTGGCGAACAGGATTGCCGATTGGGCTGAATTGCTGTGGGAGCAACGAAGCCCATTGACGCAAACTTGCGATTTCAAACGACGCGGTTGAGTTTCGGAATTCCTGAGACTCAACCGCTTTTTTTTCGGGATCGATCGATATCGGCGGTAATGATCACCGGCGAATAATCGTCAGTCGGCAAGGTCGTCTAGGACGCCGTCCGGCGGCATTGGACCAATAGGCATCGGACTTGGCGAAGATTC
The Stieleria sp. JC731 genome window above contains:
- a CDS encoding mannose-1-phosphate guanylyltransferase yields the protein MLYAVIMAGGSGTRFWPASRKLRPKQLLALSGSNTMIQATSERLSELVPADRQLILTNEILVEPIAEQLPELPVANLIGEPAKRDTAPCIGLAASLIAARDPEGIMAVMPSDHVIGTDEQFCADLKAAEELVNEDPTRIVTFGIKPTYPAESFGYIQRGEKLAQTDANAFAVAKFREKPDQATATEYLQSGDFYWNSGIFLWKAKTILAALEANQPEMFAHIQKIAAAIGTPEYDDVLDREFKAIKGTSIDYAVMESYDNVVVIEAGFSWDDVGSWQSLGRLHPSDQQGNTAVGDHLAIDTTGSIIFGDADHTIVTIGVEDLIVVHTKDATLVAPKSAEERVREAVKLLEQTDRVDRL
- a CDS encoding vWA domain-containing protein, whose protein sequence is MNISIARKQSSYRRNGLRRRGSVMGMTAVFLPILAILAAFAINAAHMQLTRTELIVATDAAARAAGRAFSEVQTVDAAIDAAVSTAALNTVNGDPLRLRTGDNDGEIEFGLTLQQGGYNSRYNFQKIPTGAVRTGTVASAVRIHGKRLGGSLSGNVPLIIPGLLDMDRFETQSDSVAMQVDRDISLILDRSGSMAEINFDWGRGENPFSSSAIYWGYQQGILTRSYRNGGYQYYYASGYDSVTYQQYLWENYFDNGPAPTMPWQDLVVAVNAFLDVLDKTSQEEQVSVASYSTNASLDTLLEKNHQIVRNRVNQLNTGGWTAIGKGMQEGIQALVDGRARPFAAKTMVVMTDGIENQSPWAAPIARSLVANNLLTIHTVTFGDGADQQTMREIASIGGGKHYHAATGADLVQIFEEIANNLPTILTE
- a CDS encoding TerC family protein, with protein sequence MLVLLQAVLGFDNLLYISIESKRVPEEDQSKVRKWGIGLAIVFRIVLLFVVVKLIALLQEPFFGFDSRALSLSVSGHSLIVIGGGAFILWTAIKEIYHLLAIEEIDHDSDGGAKKSTLGKAIALIVLMNLVFSFDSILSAMALTKSLAIMATAIVISGLLMIWLADHVAEFLKRNRMYEVLGLFILFIVGVMLVSEGGHLASIQLFGYHVHPMAKSTFYFVLVVLIVVDVVQGRFQRKLLAQKQRERVGNQSTS
- a CDS encoding Dabb family protein, which encodes MSTTLRAEDHPSQKPTGLLRHAVFFSFKDSSSKEDVQKVVDTFAALPDKIDSIVDFQYGVNNSPEGLDEGFTHCFLLSFKDEAGRAKYLPHPAHKEFGNVLRPHMEKVFVIDYWGDPKQPKVDEPLLHAVFFAFKEDASKEGVQKVEEAFAALPSKIDGINAFEWGINNSPERHDNGFTHCFLVSFESENARKNYLPHPDHQAFVGVLKPVLDKVRVLDFWGKRP
- a CDS encoding TadE family protein → MTVMFLSKRHAAGGEASSRNAHCRNEVGSATQVRVGRHGRRRRSDRRAVATVEFAICLPALIALTIGTIDICSMLFLKESITLAAYEGARMGVGRDRTNGDVTSRVQAFLDERNIQYSGDPCTYGSPDFTSADTLDNVTLTVSVPCDGNLLIPSVFYGGMDISASVTLRKEYQNLASN
- a CDS encoding 3-hydroxyacyl-ACP dehydratase FabZ family protein, translated to MPESPAYYQHRFETVEQYLHHRTPYRMVDSIEKISHDRIETSAIVAAEAFYMPGHFPGAPIVPGAMMQEMTTQSAGILIAAEHNPMEDFDTSDPNANEFALGVLVRINHARFRGFARPGDKLSIVVELIEREANCFQFVGRVIKDGNAIMKNGFQLANIPSAQLVGTQV
- a CDS encoding sigma-54-dependent transcriptional regulator, producing MREVYRVTRRVAVSNASVLILGETGVGKELIAGAVHNLSHRSGRPFVRVNCGALSESLLESELFGHVRGAFTGAVTNRTGRFEAAQGGTIFLDEINSTSLTLQVKLLRVLQEKEFERVGDTNTLRTDVRIIAASNRDLMGEVRAGRFREDLYWRLNVVPIDIPPLRKRRDDVPSLVSHFLDYYNELNDRYVVHIGPGTMDALRNYHWPGNVRELQNYIERAVVMAETDELVLDLLPKCVTENQPLNTDPISGEGQPRNFKALTKSVVQSGIREAGDDSQELHRNVVDNVERELISQVLESCSGVQTKAATRLGMNRNTLHKKIKDYGLGD
- a CDS encoding TadE/TadG family type IV pilus assembly protein, producing MTNQIANRRRSRRRRKDRKGAAIVEFAIIANLFFVIVFTCMEFARMNMIRNLAQDAAYFAARQAIVPGATSGEAIAAAEEVMDMITTTGYSVDVNELNEDTPVVEVNVKVDFNEIALFAPLFLPNAVIETTARMKTERYDGYYHQ